A region from the Leptospira ellinghausenii genome encodes:
- a CDS encoding sulfatase family protein: protein MGPNQAPFFPIRIFKISLYYSVFFYLFFLLFNTSFTIMGVDVGDFLKQYLGAFFGVYLTTTAKVFAVSLFIHTSLFTLVHLGFSLWNRSAVKWYLLVGSVLFIECFALFQSMIMFPQIYGEFFFFRYPSFAPFLYFLTDTISPMFLNFVLGILVLLLFVLLGRHVYLHKNKESFFAIIHLLVLGFLHSHGLYLLGLLYFAFVILQGKHYENVHIKTYGLLLIFLLFLYVLPSFWMGISSLRYSEEKGKPPIFILSADSLRYDKIGARINGQSITPNIDLFTRDSFVFHDHHTTIPRTFPSWADTLTGKYSMEHKIRDMFPSPEEKQRIGSPSFPTLQQILKKIGYDHFAIGSFAADIFPRANFGFDEVYAPNFNARIMTVQRTAETQILILPFLVGSWFSGEKYLEELDGLSTWGDGDRLLKRFDSLVSERGNSPYSITYFSSVIHFPYTPAYPHYKRFTNPRYYGKYKYLKFVDPTDSSLPNQEEISQIRSLFDSAVYAFDQEFGEMVGYLKKKGIYDDAIIILTADHGEALYEDIHGQGHGEHLRGESVTHVPLMIKFPKSSKFESIPSTEKNFDGITSSIDLVPTLLDYFEIPSQLEYPGKSLLTILGQKDWNEDRFVYSETGIWFSDVGNHFFQKQRIPYPNILSLHQVVPEEDYQIMITDPIYRETIAFSKHRSIQNSNYKLIYIPTREGVKFELYDRKRDPLNKNNLYPNHPMASKMRETLYKTVVKWENASLAGEYLIPSSLSDINEN, encoded by the coding sequence ATGGGTCCGAACCAAGCCCCTTTTTTCCCCATCCGAATTTTTAAAATTTCCCTCTATTATTCAGTTTTTTTTTATCTATTCTTTCTCCTCTTTAATACCAGCTTTACAATTATGGGTGTCGATGTTGGCGACTTCCTTAAACAATACTTAGGTGCCTTTTTTGGCGTTTATTTGACGACAACGGCTAAGGTTTTTGCTGTTTCTCTTTTTATCCATACAAGTTTATTCACGCTGGTTCACTTGGGTTTCTCTTTATGGAATCGTTCAGCTGTTAAATGGTATTTATTGGTTGGAAGTGTTCTATTCATCGAATGTTTTGCTCTTTTCCAATCAATGATCATGTTCCCACAAATTTACGGGGAATTTTTCTTCTTTAGGTATCCTAGTTTTGCACCGTTTTTGTATTTTTTAACTGATACCATCTCACCAATGTTTCTCAATTTTGTTTTGGGGATTTTGGTTTTACTTCTCTTTGTACTTTTAGGGCGCCATGTGTACCTTCATAAAAACAAAGAAAGTTTTTTTGCCATCATACATCTTTTGGTGTTAGGGTTTCTCCATTCCCATGGATTGTACTTACTTGGATTACTTTATTTTGCTTTTGTGATATTACAAGGGAAACACTATGAGAATGTACATATCAAAACATATGGTCTTCTATTGATTTTTCTTTTGTTTTTGTATGTTTTGCCAAGTTTTTGGATGGGCATTTCCTCCTTACGTTACTCAGAAGAAAAAGGAAAACCACCTATCTTCATCTTATCTGCAGATTCATTACGTTACGATAAGATTGGTGCAAGGATCAATGGCCAATCCATCACACCCAATATCGATTTGTTTACGAGAGATAGTTTTGTATTTCATGACCACCATACTACGATTCCACGAACTTTCCCCAGTTGGGCAGATACTCTAACTGGTAAATACTCGATGGAACATAAAATTCGAGACATGTTTCCATCACCGGAAGAAAAACAAAGGATTGGGTCTCCTTCCTTTCCAACACTCCAACAAATCCTAAAAAAAATTGGATATGATCATTTTGCCATTGGTAGTTTTGCGGCTGACATATTTCCAAGAGCCAACTTCGGTTTTGATGAAGTATATGCTCCCAATTTTAATGCAAGGATCATGACGGTCCAAAGGACTGCAGAAACACAAATTCTAATTTTGCCATTTCTTGTCGGTTCTTGGTTTTCGGGAGAAAAATACTTAGAAGAACTTGATGGACTTTCCACTTGGGGAGATGGAGATCGTTTACTCAAACGGTTCGATTCTTTGGTGAGTGAAAGGGGGAACTCTCCTTATTCCATTACCTATTTTTCGAGTGTGATTCATTTTCCATACACACCTGCATATCCACATTACAAACGTTTTACGAACCCACGGTATTATGGGAAATATAAGTATCTTAAATTTGTAGATCCTACGGATTCAAGTCTTCCCAATCAGGAAGAAATCTCCCAAATCCGAAGCTTATTTGATAGCGCAGTTTATGCCTTTGACCAAGAATTTGGTGAAATGGTTGGTTATTTAAAAAAGAAAGGGATTTATGATGATGCGATCATCATTTTGACTGCCGATCACGGGGAAGCACTGTATGAGGACATTCATGGGCAAGGGCATGGTGAACACCTTCGTGGTGAATCTGTCACCCATGTTCCATTGATGATCAAATTTCCGAAATCATCCAAGTTCGAATCCATTCCCTCGACTGAAAAAAATTTCGATGGCATTACATCCAGTATTGATTTAGTTCCCACTCTTTTGGATTATTTTGAAATCCCTTCCCAATTGGAATACCCCGGTAAATCCTTATTAACAATTCTTGGACAAAAGGACTGGAATGAAGATCGATTTGTTTATTCTGAAACTGGAATTTGGTTTTCAGATGTTGGTAACCATTTTTTCCAAAAACAGAGAATCCCATATCCGAATATACTCTCACTGCACCAAGTTGTTCCTGAAGAAGACTACCAAATCATGATCACAGATCCAATTTATCGTGAAACCATTGCATTTTCGAAACACCGAAGCATTCAGAATTCTAATTACAAATTGATCTATATTCCCACGAGGGAAGGTGTCAAGTTTGAGTTATATGACCGCAAAAGAGATCCTTTGAACAAAAATAATTTATACCCCAATCATCCAATGGCTTCAAAAATGAGAGAAACCTTATATAAAACTGTAGTGAAGTGGGAGAATGCTTCACTGGCAGGAGAATATTTAATTCCCAGTTCTTTATCTGACATCAATGAAAATTAA
- the carB gene encoding carbamoyl-phosphate synthase large subunit, producing the protein MPQRNDLKSILIIGSGPIVIGQACEFDYSGTQATKALREKGIRVILVNSNPATIMTDPDLADATYIEPLTVPVLEKIIKKEKPDAILPTVGGQTALNLALALHREGVLEKYNVELIGAKVEAIRKAEDRELFKLAMEKLGIRVAKSFMVSDMDAARKAKDEIGFPIIIRPAFTLGGTGGGTCYDESEFDDIAQKGLSASPISQILVEESVMGWKEFELEVMRDLNDNVVIICSIENLDPMGVHTGDSITVAPQQTLSDKEYQRLRDMSIDIIREIGVETGGSNIQFAVNPENGDVIVIEMNPRVSRSSALASKATGFPIAKIAALLSIGYTLDEIRNDITRVTPASFEPSIDYVVTKIPRFAFEKFPGSDNTLGVQMKAVGEAMAIGRNFKESFQKALRSLETDRFGFGSDGYLKELMEWEAVPKEERKTWLTAKVKRPTDKRIFYVKMAFDFGMSVEEIHEICKIDPWFLYQFEELFQLENKYRKEGNVIIEEMKQAGFSNRQLAFLSKEEQILSQVRSGAAIDITKAKVDKTLREEEEKIEAYLEEKNIKPVYKRIDTCAGEFEAFTPYMYSSYDEEDESDVTSKKKVMILGGGPNRIGQGIEFDYCCCHASYSLQEAGVESIMVNSNPETVSTDYDTSDRLYFEPLSLEDVMAIFKKERPDGVIVQLGGQTPLKLAKSLEKRGVPILGTSPDSIDRAEDRKRFAEVLDKLSLKSPENGIASSKDKAREIARKIGYPVLVRPSYVLGGRAMLIVNEETELDKYMEEAEEVSEDRPLLVDSFLQDATEVDVDALCDGKDVFIAGIMEHIEEAGIHSGDSACVLPPQSISQRMLQEIEEATYRLALELNVKGLINVQYAIKDETLYVLEVNPRASRTVPFVAKSIGIPIVKIAVRLMLGETLASFKLGKRFSAPMITVKEAVLPFSKFPGVDTILGPEMRSTGEVMGIAATKGEAFVKAQIMAGEEPPKHGTVFVTINDKTKKELLEPVRSLSNLGYNIIATEGTHKFLSDNGILSSKINKIYDGYFPNVIDYIKEKKIHLIINTPLSRVTRENAFTIRQAAIKYKVPCLTTSQAAKALIHGLVEMKDKGYSVNSLQEIHKKK; encoded by the coding sequence ATGCCGCAACGTAACGACTTAAAATCAATTTTGATCATCGGATCCGGACCAATCGTCATCGGGCAGGCATGTGAGTTTGACTACTCAGGAACGCAGGCAACAAAAGCACTTCGGGAAAAAGGGATACGAGTCATATTGGTGAATTCAAATCCCGCTACCATCATGACGGATCCTGACCTTGCAGATGCCACTTACATTGAACCTCTCACCGTTCCCGTTCTCGAAAAAATCATTAAAAAAGAAAAACCAGATGCCATATTGCCAACAGTTGGTGGTCAAACAGCACTCAATTTAGCTCTCGCCTTACATAGAGAAGGTGTATTAGAAAAATACAATGTAGAACTCATAGGTGCAAAAGTAGAAGCAATTCGAAAAGCAGAAGATAGAGAACTTTTTAAACTTGCGATGGAAAAACTTGGTATCCGAGTTGCAAAGTCTTTTATGGTGTCCGACATGGATGCAGCGAGAAAAGCAAAAGACGAAATCGGATTTCCCATCATCATCCGCCCTGCATTCACGTTGGGTGGTACTGGTGGTGGAACTTGTTATGATGAATCTGAATTTGATGATATTGCTCAAAAAGGTTTATCTGCATCTCCCATTTCACAGATCCTTGTTGAAGAATCCGTGATGGGTTGGAAGGAATTTGAGTTAGAAGTAATGCGCGATTTAAATGATAACGTGGTTATCATTTGTTCCATTGAAAACTTGGATCCAATGGGTGTTCATACAGGAGACTCCATTACTGTTGCCCCACAACAAACGTTAAGTGACAAAGAATACCAAAGATTACGTGATATGTCTATTGATATCATCAGGGAAATTGGTGTAGAAACTGGTGGATCTAATATTCAATTTGCTGTTAACCCGGAAAATGGAGACGTAATTGTCATCGAAATGAACCCAAGGGTTTCCAGGTCTTCCGCACTTGCTTCAAAGGCAACTGGATTTCCGATCGCAAAAATTGCAGCATTGTTATCCATCGGATATACCTTGGATGAAATACGAAATGATATCACAAGAGTTACACCTGCTAGTTTTGAACCTTCTATTGATTATGTAGTTACCAAAATCCCTCGATTTGCTTTTGAAAAATTCCCAGGTTCTGACAATACATTGGGTGTCCAAATGAAGGCTGTTGGGGAAGCAATGGCTATCGGTAGAAACTTTAAAGAAAGTTTTCAGAAAGCATTACGTTCACTTGAAACAGACCGATTTGGTTTTGGAAGTGATGGGTATTTAAAAGAACTGATGGAATGGGAAGCTGTTCCAAAAGAAGAAAGAAAAACATGGCTTACAGCGAAAGTTAAACGGCCAACTGATAAACGAATTTTTTATGTAAAGATGGCATTCGATTTTGGAATGAGTGTCGAAGAAATCCATGAGATTTGTAAAATAGATCCGTGGTTTTTATACCAATTTGAAGAACTTTTCCAATTAGAAAATAAATATCGAAAAGAAGGGAATGTCATCATTGAAGAAATGAAACAAGCTGGTTTCTCCAATAGACAACTTGCTTTCCTTTCAAAAGAAGAACAAATTTTATCCCAAGTCAGAAGTGGGGCAGCTATAGATATCACCAAGGCAAAGGTTGATAAAACCTTAAGAGAAGAAGAAGAAAAAATTGAAGCTTACTTAGAAGAAAAGAACATCAAACCTGTATACAAACGAATTGATACTTGCGCAGGTGAGTTTGAAGCATTTACTCCTTACATGTATTCTTCGTATGATGAAGAAGATGAATCTGATGTAACTTCTAAGAAAAAGGTTATGATCCTCGGTGGCGGACCAAACAGAATCGGGCAAGGGATAGAATTTGATTATTGTTGTTGCCATGCATCGTATTCATTACAGGAAGCTGGTGTTGAATCCATCATGGTAAACTCCAACCCAGAGACAGTATCCACAGATTACGATACATCGGACCGGTTGTATTTTGAACCACTCAGTTTAGAAGACGTGATGGCAATTTTCAAAAAGGAAAGACCTGATGGAGTGATCGTGCAGTTAGGTGGACAAACTCCACTCAAACTCGCTAAATCTTTGGAAAAAAGGGGGGTTCCAATTCTTGGAACAAGCCCTGATTCCATCGACAGAGCAGAAGATAGAAAACGATTTGCTGAAGTATTAGATAAATTAAGTTTAAAATCACCAGAGAATGGTATCGCTTCTTCAAAGGACAAAGCAAGGGAAATTGCAAGAAAAATCGGATATCCAGTGCTTGTTAGACCTTCCTATGTGTTAGGTGGTCGAGCCATGTTGATTGTCAATGAAGAAACAGAATTAGACAAATACATGGAAGAAGCTGAAGAGGTTTCTGAAGATAGGCCACTACTTGTAGATTCCTTTTTACAAGATGCGACGGAAGTAGACGTAGATGCTTTATGTGATGGAAAGGATGTATTTATAGCGGGAATTATGGAACATATTGAGGAAGCAGGGATCCACTCTGGAGATTCTGCATGTGTTTTACCCCCTCAAAGTATCTCCCAACGTATGCTCCAAGAAATTGAAGAAGCTACGTATCGACTTGCTTTAGAATTAAATGTTAAGGGTCTTATCAATGTGCAATATGCGATTAAAGATGAAACTCTGTATGTCCTAGAAGTAAATCCAAGAGCATCGAGAACAGTTCCATTTGTTGCAAAGTCAATAGGGATTCCTATTGTAAAAATTGCTGTAAGACTTATGTTAGGTGAAACATTGGCTTCTTTTAAATTGGGAAAACGTTTTTCTGCTCCAATGATCACTGTAAAAGAAGCAGTTTTGCCATTTAGTAAATTCCCAGGTGTAGATACAATCCTTGGTCCAGAAATGAGATCAACGGGTGAAGTGATGGGAATTGCTGCGACCAAAGGGGAAGCCTTTGTGAAAGCGCAGATTATGGCAGGTGAAGAACCTCCAAAACATGGAACTGTTTTTGTTACCATCAATGATAAAACCAAAAAAGAATTATTAGAACCAGTTAGGTCCTTGTCCAATTTAGGTTATAATATCATTGCGACAGAAGGAACTCATAAGTTTTTATCTGATAACGGCATCTTATCGAGTAAAATCAATAAAATCTATGACGGTTATTTTCCAAATGTAATTGATTACATCAAAGAGAAAAAAATCCATTTAATCATCAACACTCCTTTGTCCAGAGTCACAAGAGAAAATGCATTTACGATTCGCCAAGCAGCAATTAAATACAAAGTGCCTTGTCTCACTACATCACAAGCTGCAAAAGCTCTGATCCATGGACTTGTGGAGATGAAGGATAAAGGGTATTCAGTAAACTCGTTACAGGAAATTCACAAAAAGAAATAA
- a CDS encoding DUF1499 domain-containing protein, translating to MKQLKLTTTMIGMITLLILMNCTGTRPDNLGIRSGKLLECPKTPNCISSFSDPSDKEHFRSAVPYQKPTVEAISILKERILNHPRTKIIKEENNYLYIEFTTLIMRYVDDVEFYFDEKTKQLHFRSASRLGKSDLGLNRKRIEILLKDIQI from the coding sequence ATGAAGCAACTAAAATTAACAACAACCATGATAGGAATGATTACCTTACTCATCCTTATGAATTGTACGGGAACAAGGCCAGACAATTTGGGAATTCGATCTGGAAAATTATTAGAATGTCCTAAAACTCCAAACTGCATCAGCAGTTTTTCAGATCCTTCTGACAAAGAACACTTTCGAAGTGCAGTGCCCTATCAAAAACCAACAGTAGAAGCAATCTCCATTTTAAAAGAGAGAATTCTAAACCATCCAAGAACCAAAATCATCAAAGAAGAAAACAATTATTTGTATATTGAATTTACAACGCTTATCATGCGTTATGTGGATGATGTAGAGTTCTATTTTGATGAAAAAACAAAACAATTACACTTTCGATCAGCTTCTAGACTAGGAAAGTCAGATTTAGGATTGAACCGAAAACGAATTGAAATCCTCTTAAAAGACATTCAAATTTAG
- a CDS encoding DUF2339 domain-containing protein codes for MEEKEKKEILSKIQLMEKELFFLKEKVLSLSESKVISKSERFENPKQTPVTEDTKPISIDEGPNWFIQWIGQNLFVKLGVFSLILASIWFFYLAIEEYWINESVRIWIGILSSLPILWYGTKTRESRPYLSPSLLGLGIAVLFSAYFSGYVWYDLYGTETCFVGLILLSLTAVGISYAEKSEVLFGFASLGVFLSPILVSTGQNSYPFLFTYLLIWNLLFFFIRKEMPWKVIPLLILIANHLIFATWAESKLEESKIFFPFIFQLGVYLLFLLREFEVLKRTINENPNLTLVTIGLTLGFGFLQSFWMFGIFYPTLKPFLLTLVLIVFYGIYQRSLRDIELTSDTKKVYDIISLFGLPLIISVIVMGMTGKALAFSLISFAFVVTIAATYSKQLYMYLATFPVWFFALFYIFAFTYRSYNEIPFLNGRFLIFTTGSLYLVLSYWYSRQFSNFSKLFLYTAYPYFLLGNFVEIHLGFPEEKRMFLYTICLIFYGFGTLVIGFQKHIHSIKVAGFVSLALVVAKFYLYDFWNLSLGYRILAGLFLGITLIVTGTFYNRIKKETT; via the coding sequence GTGGAAGAAAAAGAAAAAAAAGAAATTTTATCCAAAATCCAATTGATGGAAAAGGAACTTTTTTTCTTAAAAGAAAAAGTCCTTTCTCTTTCTGAATCAAAAGTTATTTCCAAATCGGAAAGATTCGAAAATCCCAAACAAACACCTGTTACAGAAGATACAAAACCCATCTCGATTGACGAAGGTCCTAATTGGTTCATCCAATGGATTGGACAAAATTTATTTGTAAAACTCGGTGTATTTTCACTCATCCTTGCATCAATTTGGTTTTTTTATCTAGCAATCGAAGAATATTGGATCAACGAATCAGTTCGTATTTGGATAGGTATCCTCTCTTCTCTTCCGATCCTTTGGTATGGAACCAAAACAAGAGAATCAAGGCCTTACCTTTCACCTAGTTTACTTGGCCTCGGGATTGCTGTTTTATTTTCTGCTTATTTTTCAGGATATGTTTGGTATGATTTATACGGAACAGAAACTTGTTTTGTTGGACTGATCCTTTTAAGCCTAACAGCTGTTGGAATTTCGTATGCTGAAAAAAGTGAAGTATTATTTGGTTTTGCGAGTTTAGGTGTTTTCTTATCGCCCATCTTAGTATCAACTGGGCAAAACTCCTATCCATTTTTATTTACCTATTTACTCATATGGAACCTACTTTTCTTTTTCATCAGAAAGGAAATGCCTTGGAAGGTGATCCCATTACTCATCCTAATCGCAAATCACTTAATTTTTGCCACTTGGGCAGAATCAAAACTAGAAGAATCAAAAATCTTTTTTCCATTCATCTTCCAATTGGGTGTCTACCTTCTATTTTTACTTCGTGAATTCGAAGTATTAAAAAGAACCATAAATGAGAATCCAAACCTAACTTTGGTTACCATAGGACTCACATTGGGATTTGGATTTTTGCAATCCTTTTGGATGTTTGGAATCTTTTATCCTACACTAAAACCATTTCTACTAACGCTAGTTCTTATCGTATTTTATGGAATCTACCAAAGGTCTCTCCGTGATATAGAACTTACGAGTGATACAAAAAAAGTGTATGATATCATTAGTCTTTTTGGATTACCACTCATTATCAGCGTGATTGTGATGGGAATGACAGGCAAGGCTTTGGCATTTAGCCTAATTAGTTTTGCATTTGTTGTGACAATTGCGGCTACATATTCCAAACAATTGTATATGTATTTAGCAACATTCCCTGTTTGGTTTTTTGCTTTGTTTTATATTTTCGCATTTACCTATCGTTCTTACAATGAAATTCCATTTCTAAACGGTAGGTTTCTTATTTTTACAACAGGTAGTTTGTATTTAGTATTATCGTATTGGTATAGTAGACAGTTTTCAAATTTTTCAAAACTATTCTTATACACCGCCTATCCTTATTTCCTACTGGGAAATTTTGTGGAAATCCATTTGGGTTTTCCTGAAGAAAAACGCATGTTTTTATACACCATTTGTTTGATCTTCTATGGATTCGGTACTTTGGTCATAGGATTCCAAAAACACATTCACTCCATAAAAGTGGCCGGATTTGTTTCATTGGCACTGGTCGTAGCCAAATTTTATTTATATGATTTTTGGAACTTATCCTTGGGATACAGAATCTTAGCAGGTCTGTTTTTAGGAATCACTCTTATTGTTACGGGAACATTTTACAATCGAATCAAAAAGGAAACTACATGA
- the ispG gene encoding (E)-4-hydroxy-3-methylbut-2-enyl-diphosphate synthase, translating to MSTKYNESPFFYRRRPTREVKVGDVGIGGKNPIRVQSMITSNTRDTDASIQQISDLEKAGSEIVRLTVPSQADADNLPNIRKRMKELGLKVPLVADIHFTPQVALKCVEWVEKVRINPGNFADKKKFEIIEYTDKDYNEELERIEEVFTPLVLRAKELGVAMRIGTNHGSLSDRIMNRFGDTPLGMVESALEFIRIAEKNSYRDIVVSMKASNPQVMIQAYRMLVARFYDLGMDYPLHLGVTEAGDGKDGRIKSAIGIGSLLEDGLGDTIRVSLTEDAIHEIPVAKELVQKYNDLYFHSLTAKENPMIRESIYTEFRDPYQYARFYSKEIAVGETKIGDTNPVRIESCFPFFGEGTSEEVLHLIQRGNKSGRVPELIHFNIDSELDLLTLGTMVRRGSFPLPVSFALSEDLMYQYETFAEDLYRFQKWVISPSLFLKESEESWDDLLQFVTRYAKDKRSVEWTFPSSNIEHVSIVLKECKKRKIENILFSTSDGDLLTIRKLAFLLRESDYPIVLNVSGKNKDQLMYDASIQAGGSLLDGIGDVLRLSFGDGEAEECLHLNFDILQATRLRLTKTEYISCPSCGRTMFDLQTTTAKIKEKTGHLKGVKIAVMGCIVNGPGEMADADFGYVGAGIGKVHLYKGKEIVKKGVSETEAPDLLIELIRENGMWNDPE from the coding sequence ATGAGCACCAAATATAACGAATCGCCATTTTTTTACAGAAGAAGACCGACAAGAGAAGTGAAAGTGGGAGATGTTGGAATTGGAGGAAAAAACCCAATCCGCGTCCAATCCATGATCACATCTAACACAAGAGATACGGACGCAAGTATCCAACAAATCTCAGATTTAGAGAAAGCTGGGTCAGAAATTGTTCGCCTAACAGTTCCTAGTCAAGCTGATGCTGACAACTTACCAAATATCCGAAAACGAATGAAAGAACTTGGTCTAAAAGTCCCACTTGTGGCTGATATCCACTTCACTCCCCAAGTTGCTCTAAAATGTGTGGAATGGGTTGAAAAGGTGCGAATCAACCCAGGAAACTTTGCAGACAAAAAAAAATTTGAAATCATCGAATACACTGACAAAGATTATAATGAAGAACTAGAACGTATCGAAGAAGTTTTTACTCCACTTGTCTTAAGAGCCAAAGAACTTGGTGTTGCGATGAGAATTGGTACGAACCATGGAAGTTTATCGGACCGTATCATGAATCGATTTGGGGACACACCTCTTGGAATGGTAGAGTCTGCATTGGAATTTATCCGGATCGCTGAAAAAAATTCTTATCGTGACATTGTTGTTTCCATGAAAGCATCCAACCCTCAAGTGATGATCCAAGCCTATCGTATGTTAGTTGCAAGGTTTTATGATTTAGGAATGGATTATCCACTCCACTTAGGTGTGACTGAAGCCGGGGATGGTAAAGACGGAAGGATTAAATCAGCTATTGGAATTGGAAGTTTACTGGAAGACGGTCTAGGTGATACGATCCGAGTCTCCTTAACAGAAGATGCAATTCATGAAATCCCTGTCGCGAAGGAACTGGTTCAAAAATACAACGATCTCTATTTTCATTCCTTAACGGCAAAAGAAAATCCAATGATTCGTGAAAGTATTTATACGGAATTTCGAGATCCATACCAATATGCTCGGTTTTATTCCAAAGAAATTGCCGTTGGAGAAACAAAAATTGGAGATACAAATCCAGTTCGAATTGAGTCCTGTTTTCCTTTTTTTGGAGAGGGAACATCGGAAGAGGTTCTCCATCTCATCCAAAGGGGAAACAAATCAGGTCGAGTACCAGAACTCATTCATTTTAACATTGATTCCGAATTAGATTTACTAACGCTTGGAACGATGGTGAGGAGAGGATCATTTCCTTTACCTGTTTCCTTTGCACTCTCTGAAGATCTCATGTACCAGTATGAAACTTTTGCCGAAGATTTGTATCGGTTTCAAAAGTGGGTCATCTCCCCTTCTCTCTTTTTAAAGGAATCGGAAGAATCCTGGGATGATCTTTTACAATTTGTGACTAGATACGCAAAAGACAAACGATCTGTGGAATGGACCTTTCCATCATCTAACATAGAACATGTGTCTATAGTCCTAAAAGAATGCAAAAAAAGAAAAATAGAAAATATCCTTTTTTCAACTTCTGATGGTGACTTACTCACGATCCGAAAACTTGCATTTTTATTAAGAGAATCCGATTACCCAATTGTCTTAAATGTTTCAGGTAAAAACAAAGACCAACTGATGTATGATGCTTCTATCCAAGCAGGAGGAAGTTTATTAGATGGAATTGGAGATGTTTTAAGACTTTCCTTTGGTGACGGAGAAGCAGAAGAGTGTTTACATTTAAATTTTGATATTTTGCAAGCAACTCGGCTTAGACTCACCAAAACAGAATACATTTCCTGCCCATCATGCGGAAGGACTATGTTTGACTTACAAACAACAACAGCAAAAATCAAAGAAAAAACTGGGCATCTAAAAGGTGTGAAAATTGCTGTGATGGGATGTATTGTGAATGGACCAGGTGAGATGGCAGATGCTGATTTTGGATATGTCGGTGCAGGAATTGGTAAAGTCCACCTCTACAAAGGGAAGGAAATTGTAAAAAAAGGAGTCTCTGAAACGGAAGCTCCCGACCTACTCATCGAACTCATTCGCGAAAATGGGATGTGGAACGATCCAGAATAA
- the mutY gene encoding A/G-specific adenine glycosylase, producing the protein MNPQKKLHDWYLLHKRDLPFRKKKQAYPIWISEVMLQQTRVAAMLPLFENFLNRFPNPEELAKASEEEVLAHWKGLGYYSRARNIRKAAIQLVNLYNGSFPKDLELVLKLPGIGNYTARAVLSIAYDLPYAVLDGNVKRVLARYVGYTKNILGPKADLELQEKANEFLNLDFPGDHNQAMMELGATICLPESPKCLVCPLMEGCFARIHGKTKDLPIREKSQKQISLQGEIWIVQKDDVYLLIKEPKNRFLKGMFHLPYGFLGELPNNEYQPSDFFHFLGSLKGKSQTLGTIKHTITHHKLEYSVPHLKLNHTRDLESFLKTSGIDFKWVNLDSLETEFPSSLAKKVKKILLY; encoded by the coding sequence TTGAACCCACAGAAAAAACTTCACGATTGGTATTTATTACACAAACGTGACCTACCATTTCGTAAAAAAAAACAAGCATATCCCATTTGGATTTCTGAGGTGATGTTGCAACAAACAAGAGTTGCGGCAATGTTACCTTTGTTTGAAAATTTCCTCAATCGTTTTCCAAACCCGGAAGAGTTAGCTAAAGCAAGTGAAGAAGAAGTCCTCGCCCATTGGAAGGGACTTGGGTATTATAGCCGTGCTCGGAACATCCGAAAAGCTGCCATCCAACTTGTTAATCTATACAATGGTTCCTTTCCAAAAGACTTAGAGTTGGTTTTAAAATTACCTGGTATTGGGAATTATACAGCACGAGCTGTTTTATCCATTGCCTATGATTTACCGTATGCTGTACTTGATGGAAATGTAAAACGTGTTCTTGCACGTTACGTTGGTTATACGAAAAACATTCTCGGTCCAAAAGCAGATTTAGAACTCCAAGAAAAGGCAAATGAATTTTTAAACTTGGATTTTCCTGGCGACCATAACCAAGCCATGATGGAACTTGGGGCAACCATCTGCTTACCCGAATCTCCTAAATGTTTGGTCTGCCCTCTCATGGAAGGATGTTTTGCAAGAATCCATGGGAAAACAAAAGACCTTCCCATTCGCGAGAAAAGTCAAAAACAAATCAGTTTACAAGGTGAAATATGGATTGTCCAAAAGGACGATGTTTACCTCCTCATCAAGGAACCAAAAAATCGATTTTTGAAAGGTATGTTCCATCTTCCTTACGGTTTTTTAGGTGAACTACCAAACAATGAATATCAACCTTCCGATTTTTTCCATTTTTTAGGATCTCTTAAAGGGAAAAGCCAAACCTTAGGAACCATTAAACATACCATCACACATCATAAATTAGAATATTCTGTTCCACATTTGAAATTAAATCATACAAGGGATTTGGAATCCTTTTTAAAAACATCAGGTATCGATTTTAAATGGGTAAACCTAGATTCACTTGAAACCGAGTTCCCATCTTCTCTCGCAAAGAAAGTAAAAAAGATTTTGCTTTACTAA